The nucleotide sequence ATGTCTGGAAGTTTCAGGTAGTCTTATCCAAGATTATGCCTTAACAACTCTGGGTCTTGGGAGAATCCCAGCAAAATGCTCTGGTTATTCTAGCCTGGGTGTTTCTGGGTGTAACACTTCTTACGGAAAGATTTTAAGGATTACTCGCCCCCGGACGCCTTGGATTTGGCTCTGGTAGATTTGCGCCTGGGTGCAGGCTCCTCCCCTGAAGGAGATTCTGCCGCAGGATTGGTTTCGTCCCCGGTTCCACTGGCTTTTTTAGTGGTTTTCTTAGGTTTGGGGGGTGGGGCTTCAGCCAGTTCCTTCGTTGGTTCCGGTTCTAGTGACTTGACCGGAGCATCTGTAACCGTTGCTTTTGGGGAAACGCCAGCAGTAGTTTCAGTTTCATCCGCAGGTTTTGCAGCCTCAGATTCCAGGGTTTCAGGGGTCTCTGTCGCCGCCACGTCGATAACGGCGGTTTCTGGGGAAACGGCGATGGTCGTTTCCGTTTTGTCGGTGGCATCTGAAGCTCCAGTGGATTCCAGGGCTTCAGATGCCAGCGTTTCAGATGCCAGCCCGCCGGTTTCAGTGTCTTCTGCCGGAGTCAGCGTTCCCTCTGGAACCAGTTCAACAGTGGAGTGTTGGAGCAACCAGTCCACAATTTTTTCTCGTAACAAATCCTCAGAAACGACGTTCCTCAGGCGATCGCGATCAACATTCCGTCTGTCGTCTCCCAACTCTGCCAAAATTTCTTCTACTTTGCGGGTCACTTCTTCAGGCTCAACCGTAATCTCTTCCCGTTTGGCAATTTCCCCTAATGCCAGGGTGCGCTTGAGGCGGTTGATCGCATCCGGGCGCGATCGCTCCTTCAGCAGGGGAATGGTTTCCTCTGTAAAGAGCTGGCGGATGTCCAGACCCTGATTCTGGAGCTGAATCGCCGTCTGATTGATCATGTAATTCAGTTCCCGATCAATCAGGGTTTCTGGTAGATCGACTTCTACCTGTTTGAGCAACTCATTCAGAATCGCCTGCTCTTTATTGGCTGCCGTTTTTTCATCGGCCTCTTCCTGGTAGCGCTTTTCCAGGGATGCCCGCAGTTCTGCCAGGGTTTCGTATTCGCTCACTTCCTGGGCAAAATCGTCATCCAGATCGGGCAGTTCCTTTTCCTTCAGCTCCTTCAGGGTAATGGTAAACTTCACCTTCCGCCCGGCTAAGGTTTCCTGGGGGTAGTCCGCTGGAAAGTCCAGAGTAATATCCTTCGTTTCACCCAGAGCCATGCCCACGATCCCCTCGACAAAGCCCGGAATAAATTTACTTTCGTCCAGTTCAACCTTAAAATCCTCTGCCTCACCACCCGGAAACTCCTCCGGTGCAGCCGCCGGATCATCGCTGATCAAAACCCCTTTGTAATCCACAACGCCCACATCTTTCAGTTGGGCAGGGCGACCTTCTACCGGAATCAGGGTTGCCACCTGCTCCCGATATTGCTCCAGTACCCGGTCAACTCGTTCAGGATCAGGCTTAATTTCCTCTGCCTGAATCTGCAAACCCTGATATTGACCAATTGTCACCTCCGGCTCAACATCGACGGATGCTGAAAACGTCAGGGGGGAACCGGGTTCGTACTGGGTGACCAGTTCCTCAAAGGAGGAGCGGAGCTGGAAATTACCCAGAGCATCAATTTTTTCCTGATTCAGCGCACTTTTCAGGCTGTCATCAATCAGATCTTCCAGGGCTGCGGCTTTAAGCTGCAAGGCACCAAAGCGTTGAATCAACACCTGCCGGGGCACCTTGCCTTTGCGAAACCCAGGAATGTTGGCTGTACGGGTATATTTCTGAATGACCTTCTCATACGCCTGCCTGGTCATTTCAGACGTGATTTCTATTTCTAAGCCAATCTGGCTGGCGGGAAGTCTTTCCTGGGTTACTTTCATCGTGATAGTTGCTTCAGACTGAATAGGCGCATCGCTGCAATTAGTAATGGTAACTGATTCTGAAGAAGGGTTACCGGGTTGGAGGGGGGAATCTTAAAGATTGGCTGTCTCCAAAATCCGCTAGAATTTGGGAATTCGTTTATTTTCCAAGGATCACTTCGGTTTGGCTGAATCCTATCGAGTCGCCATTTTGGGGGCGACGGGTGCTGTTGGTACAGAGTTGTTGGAACTGCTAGAGCAGCGGAAATTTCCCCTGGCAAGCTTGAAGCTGCTGGCATCAGCGCGATCGGCAGGGCGCACCCTGTCCTTTCAGGGAGAGTCACTTCCGGTTGAAGCCCTGGATGAAAAAGCTTTTGATGATATTGATATTGTGCTGGCATCTGCCGGAGGCTCAACTTCCAGGGAATGGGCACCTAAAGCCGTCGCGGCTGGAGCGGTGGTGATTGACAATTCCAGCGCTTTTCGGATGGAGCCAGCGGTTCCCCTGGTGGTACCAGAGGTAAATCCTCAGGCTGCCAGTTCCCACCAGGGCATCATTGCCAACCCCAATTGCACCACTATCCTGATGGCGGTAGCCATTTATCCCCTGCATCAGGTACAGCCGATCCGGCGGGTCGTGGCAGCGACCTATCAATCCGCCAGTGGAGCCGGGGCACGGGCAATGGAAGAAGTCAAAGTGCAGGCGCAGGCAATTTTGAATGGTCAGGAGCCTGTGACAGAATTATTTCCTTACCCGCTGGCGTTCAATCTGTTCCCCCATAACACGAAGCTGAACCCGCAGGGTTATTGCGAGGAAGAGATGAAAATGGTGAACGAAACTCGCAAGATTTTTAGTGCACCAAATTTAAGAGTTACGGCCACGTGTGTTCGGGTTCCCGTACTGAGGGCACACTCGGAAGCGATTAATCTGGAATTCGACCAGCCTTTTGGGGCGGCCAGGGCAAAGGAAATTCTGAGTCAGGCTCCGGGGGTTAAGGTGGTGGAAGACTGGCAGGCCAATTATTTTCCGATGCCGATTGATGCCAGTGGCCAGGATGATGTCCTGGTTGGTCGTATCCGCCAGGATATTTCCCATCCCTATGGACTGGAACTCTGGCTCTGTGGCGATCAGATCCGTAAAGGTGCTGCCCTGAACGCTATTCAAATTGCGGAATTACTGGTAAGTAACAATTGGGTCAAGCCTCTGGTGCCAGCGGAGACACAGGTATAGGGTATCGGGAATGGGTAACGGAGGCGGAGAGGGGGGAAAGGATGGACAGTTGGCCGATTCCGGAGGGCAGGCTTCAATGCATCACAACTCCCTATAATCCATACTCGGTACCCGATCCCAACAAACATCAATCTAAATCTTAAGTATCTCAGAGACAAAAATTCTGAACGATGGAGCCTGAAATTGGTGTGGTGAATTTTGGAAGAGTGATAACGGCAATGATCACGCCATTCAGTGAAGATGGCCGTGTGGATTATGGGATTGCCGAGAAACTGGCAGCCCATCTGGTCGATCACGGTTCAGATGGGCTGGTTGTCTGTGGTACTACGGGTGAATCGCCAACGCTGACCTGGGAAGAGGAGTATGAACTGTTTCGGGTGGTGCAGCAGGCGGTTTCAGGTAAAGCAAAGGTCATCGCTGGAACCGGATCAAACTCGACTCGAGAGGCGATCGCAGCTACCCAAAAAGCCGCTAAACTGGGGGTAGATGGTTCTTTACAAGTGGTTCCTTACTACAACAAGCCGCCCCAGGAAGGGCTTTATCAGCACTTTAAGGCGATCGCAGAGTCTACTCCTGAATTGCCTATCATGCTGTATAACATTCCAGGGCGCACTGGTCAGGGTCTACAACTGGAGACAATTATCCGTCTGGCTGAACTTCCGAACATTGTGTCGATTAAGGAAGCTAGTGGTAGCCTTGATCAGGCCAGCGAGATTCGCCGAGCCACACCGCCCAATTTTTCGATCTACTCTGGAGATGACTCCCTGACTATGCCTCTGTTAGCCGTAGGTGGAGCAGGGGTTGTGAGTGTCGCCAGCCACTTGGTTGGTTCTCAACTTCAGCAGATGATTCAGGCATTTGAAGCAGGGCAGGTTCAGGCGGCTATTCAAACCCATCTTCGGCTATTTCCCTTGTTCAAAGCATTGTTTCTGACCACAAACCCAATTCCCATAAAGGCTGCACTCAGGCTCCAAGGTTGGCGGGTCGGTAATCCCCGTCTCCCCCTGGTTGACATTCCGACTGATTTAAGCGCAAAGTTAAAGTCTGTGATGGTTGATCTGTCGCTACTCTAGAGCCATCCTTTATCAAGCTTTCTTGACAACTGAATAAACGACGTATTTGTTTTTCTATACCCGTCTCTGGGGATGGGATAGAGAGCATCTCAGCGCATTTAACTCTTTCTACACGTTCGCGAAGGATCCCAATGACCCAAACCAAATCTTCTCCTGTGCTCAAAATTATTCCCCTGGGTGGATTACATGAAATTGGCAAAAATACTTGTGTCTTTGAAATAAATGGCGAAATTCTATTGCTGGACGCTGGTTTAGCCTTTCCCACCGATGGGATGCATGGAGTCAATATTGTTTTGCCCGACACGACATACCTGCGGGAGAACCGCCACAAAATTAAGGGCATGATTGTGACGCATGGCCATGAAGATCACATTGGCGGGATTCCCTTTCACCTAAAGCAATTTGAAATTCCGGTCATCTATGGACCCCGGTTAGCCATGGCCTTGTTAACCGAAAAGTTGAAGGAAGCAGGTGTGTTCAACCGCACTGAACTGCGGACAGTCGGTCCTCGTGAAATTGTGCGGGTTGGCAATTCCTTCTTTGTAGAGTTCATCCGCAATACCCACTCGATCGCGGATAGTTTTACCGTTGCCATTCGTACCCCTGTAGGCGTGATAATCCATACTGGAGACTTTAAGATTGACCACACTCCAGTGGATGGCGAGTTCTTCGATTTTCAACGGCTGGCAGAGTATGGTGAAAAGGGGGTCCACTGCCTGATCAGTGACTCAACCAATTCTGAGGTCCCCGGATCGACCCCTTCCGAGCGATCGGTTTATCCCAACCTTGATCGCGTTTTTGGTCAGGCAAACGGACGACTCCTGGTCACGACCTTTGCATCCTCTGTCCACCGGATTAATATAATCCTTGAGCTGGCAAAGAAGCATGGTCGGGTGGTCACGGTTGTGGGGCGCTCCATGCTCAATGTAATTGCCCATGCCCGCACGCTGGGCTACATCAAATGCGAAGACGACCTGCTGCAACCGCTGCATGTGATCCAGAAGCTACCTGATGAGAATATCCTGATCCTGACCACGGGGTCTCAGGGGGAGCCAATGTCAGCCCTGACCCGGATCGCCAATGGTTCCCATCCCAAAATCAAAATTCAGCCAGGGGATACGGTGGTATTCTCGGCAAACCCCATTCCTGGTAACACCATTGCGGTGGTCAATACAATTGACAAGTTAATGATGAAGGGGGCAAAGGTCATCTACGGGCGGGATCAGGGGATCCATGTCTCCGGTCATGGCTGCCAGGAGGATCAGAAGCTAATGATTGGGCTGACCCGTCCCAAATTCTTTTTGCCGGTTCATGGAGAACACCGGATGCTGGTAAAACACAGCCAGACCGCTCAGAGTATGGGCATTCCAGCCGAAAATATGGTGATTATTGACAATGGCAATGTGGTTGAATTGAGTGAAACGTCCATCCGGATTGCGGGCAAGGTGCCCGCGGGGCTGGAACTGGTGGATGCTTCCCGATCTGGTGTAGTGAATGATAGTGTGCTGCGAGAGCGTCAGAAGCTGGCAGAGGATGGCATTGTCACCGTAGCGGCAACCCTGGATTGGGAAGGGCAGTTGGTGGCAGCACCGGAAGTTCACCTGCGTGGAGTCGTGACTTCTATTTCACGAACTGAATTGCAACAACGGGTGCGAGAAACGATTGAACTGGCGATTCGCGATCGCTGGACAGAATTTGCCCGTCCCCTGGGTGACAACGGTAAGCTGGAGATTGACCGGGTTGGGTTGCAAACCCAGATTGAGCGGGAACTGGTCAGAATGTTGCGGCGAGAACTGCAAAGCAATTCTCTTCTGGTCTTCCTGTTGCAGTTATCGGAGGAACCTATGGTCAAAGTGTCTGTCCGGGAACGGAGGGTGGAGGCGATCGCATCCTAGGGGTTTGTCAGACTTGAATGTGTGAGTCTGGGATAGAGAAGGGGTAATTATTTTGAGGTTTTCAGCCCACAAAATAATTTCGACAGACCACTACTACCCACTCCTTCCATATTTCTTCCAAGTTCCTTCACACCAGACTTTGAGGAAGTGGTGTTATTGTGGTTCCAATGAGTAACTTGCAATGGTGCTATCAAGTTCTGGAATTAAAGCCTGGTGCGTCTCTTGAGGAGGTGAACCAGGCTTACAAGGATTTGGTGTTTATCTGGCATCCCGATCGCATTCCCAAAGATAATCCTCGTTTGCTGGAAAAAGCGCAGGAAAAGCTGAAGGATTTGAATTACGCCCGCGATCATCTACGTGCTCATTGCGCCAATAACCCTTCACAGAACGGGCACCCTTCCCGCCGCAGCCACCCCTACAAGCCCTATCCCCGCCCCCACGACTTCTATCAATCTTCCAATTATCAATCCTCCAATCATAATCGTCAGGCGGCGAATTATCAGTCATCAAACCATCAGTCTTCCAACTCCCAATCTCCCAACTATCAGTCATCAAACCATCAGCCATCAAACCGTCAGTCTTCGAACTCTCAGCCTTCCAATCACCAATCCTCCAGTTCCCAATCCTCTAATCGTCAGTCATCAACCTATCAACCCTCCAGCCAATCCCATCGGTCATCCTATTCCAGCCATCAAACTGAGCCAATTCGTAACCCTTATCACCAGACCTATGCTCAGGCTCAAACCCAGACCCATTACGAAAAAACACCAGATTTCCAGGCAAAATCTGTCCATGCTTCACCGTCTCAGCGTGCCAGCCAGCATCCTGATTTAAGTGGGGCTGATTTGAGTAGCGCCAATCTGGCTGAAAAAGATCTTTCGGGCAGAAATCTGAGTGGTGCCAACTTAAGTAATGCCAATCTCAGTGATGCCTTTCTGCATCACGTCAACCTGAGCGGGGCGAATTTACAGCGGGCAAATCTGTTCCGGGCAAATTTGCTGCAAGCAAACCTGCGTCAGGCAAATTTGCGGGATTGTAATTTGATTGGAGCCGACCTCAGCGGTGCTGACCTCAGTGGAGCCGACCTCAGCGGTGCTCAAATTGGCTATCCAAACCGGGTCATGGTCAAGCTGACCGGAGCCATCCTGTCCGGTACGATTATGCCGGATGGTACGGTGCACGAATAAGGTGAAGGAGTAGAGCGGCAGAGAATTTAATTCAACCTGACTCAAGATATAGTACAATTGCACTAATCTTTTGTGAGAGGTGCTCCTATGAAATCTGCTAGCATTCAGCGAAGCCTTGTAGAACAGGTATCAGCCTTTCTCCTGGCACTTCCCCACAAACAGCAAGGTTCATTTTCCAAGACTGACAGTGATAATACGCAGGCTTCCAGGCAATGAGGATGCCACACCCTGAGATTTCACCACAGAGGCACAGAGAACACTGAGCAATTCCTCAGTACCATCCGTGTCTCTGTTATCAGGCTCTGTAGTAAAGTTTTGGGGTTTTCGGTTCTGTCTGGGAAAGATTGTCTAATGGCGTAATATTTGTCGTGATTCGGCTTGAGCTTGTGTAGAATCAATCCTTGTCAGGTAAGGAGCCTCGTACTGACGGCTTCGACGTGTCCCAAAAAGAGGAACTGATTGATGGTACAGACAAACGGCACCATAACCAAACGGCCTATCAAAGAAATATCAGCGGCTGAAGATTTTGTGGATGATGAAGAACTGGATGATGAAGAACTGGATGATGAAATAACGGCAGAAAGCTCATCTGAATTGGTGGTGAACACCGAGGACATTGATCATTGTCTGAATGCACTCAAAACATTGTTGAGCACAGTAGAGAAACTTCAGAAAGTCCGTCAGGATGTGGGTGACATTAAACCGTTGCTGGTCAGAATGCTGGATGGTGAAGTGATCACTGGTGAGGAACTGGAACAACTCAAGACGGGAGTGGGGGGGCTGTTTCGTCTCGTCCGTGCCTATAGTGATCACCAATCAGCTCTGGTGAATGCCCAATCTGCCAGACATCTCTTAGATCAGGTATTGAAATAGGACTGGACTTCGCTCAGCAAAACCAGCCCGCATCAAACCCGATCCTTATCAAACTCTGAACGGAACAGGTAATACATCCCTTCTAAGATAGAGGGGATGTCTGGGTTGTCCGGTTTGGGTCACCCCCAGACAGTAGATGGGTTGATCTCTCAGGAGGGTGATGGCAGCGCGATCGCGTCCTCCCAGGCTGCCCCAGTTTCCCCATGCCAGAACAATTTGTTCAACGTGTTCCTGCAAGGAAATTAGATAGAAGTCGTTCTCGGCCCCAATTGGGTCCGCAACTTGCCCCAGTTCAGATGGCTGGGTAGAGCGATAGGCAAACAGGTTCACCACCTCCAACCCGCCAAATCCCCAGGTACGGGCAAATCCGATGCACCGTCGAATGGTGGGGTCATCCACAGAATCATCTGCGCGGCTGGGATTCAGCATCACAAAACCAACTTTAGGCGCTTGCAAATCCCACTCGCGCCAGAGGGTATAACGATAACGTCCCGTTTTATCAAAGGTGGCACTCCGATTCAGCATGAGTTTGGGTATGAATTGGAATTTGTACGAATTGGGAGTGGTATGAATTGAGAGTGGTATGAACTGAAGACTTTCAATTCATCCGGCGATTCAGCACCATCCTTATTAAACAGCTTGAGGGACTCGTGTCAGAATAGAGAGGCACTGCGCTGCATGGGGACGGGAATGATGAATGACACCAGGCTGGCGCTGGACTCAGTGTTTTACCCGGAGTCTGACGGTCAACCAATGACTGAAAGTGATGCCACTCGTGATTATTTGCTGTACTGTGTTGAAGTGCTTCAGCTCTACTTTCAGAGTCGGCAAAATGTCTATGTTTCCGGCAATTTGTTCATTTACTACCAGGAAGGTAATCCCCAGGCCGTGATTGCGCCTGATGTGTTCGTGATCTTTGGGGTCAGTCACCGCAAGCGGCGCAGCTACAAAGTCTGGCAGGAAAACGGTAAGTTACCTTCTTTCATTCTGGAGATCACCTCTTACAGCACGCGACGGCAAGATGAAGTGGAAAAACCTCAACGATATGCCAGTCTGGGGGTGCAGGAATACTTTCAATACGACCCAACCGCAGATTATTTAAATCCCCAACTGAAGGGCTTTCATCTGGTGGAGGGGCGCTATGAACCCCTACCGCTGGAATCGACGAGTGAGGGCATCTTATACATTCATAGCCCGGTGCTGAGGCTAGATCTGCAATTACAAATGCCTGTGCAGCAGAAATTAGGAATTGTTCCTCTGCCCCGGGAACTGCGGTTTTATGACCCCCAGACCGGCTTAAAGTTGCTGACCCGGCAGGAGGTGGAGCAGGTACGTGAGCAAATCGAGCGAGAGCGTGACTTGGCCCAACAGGAACGTGACCTGGCCCAACAGGAACGTGACCTGGCCCAACAGGAACGTGACCTGGCACAGCAACGAGCAGAGCGATTGGCAACCCGGTTAAAAGAGATGGGTCTCAATCCGGACGAGATTTGACCAGACGAGATTTGAGTGGTAAATGTTCCTGCAAAGTTAGAAGTTAAAGAAAGCAGCAAGATAAGAAGACACACTCCGGGTTTCCATTCTGTTCGATGTCTTGTGTATTATGGTCATCCGTTGAAGAGAGTGTGAGTCATGCAAATACTGGTCACTGGAGTTGCCGGATTTATTGGATTCTTCCTGGCAAAACGGTTGCTTGAGGATGGATTTGAGGTGTACGGCATCGATAATTTGAATGACTACTATGATGTCAATCTGAAGAAGGCCCGGCTGCAACATCTGACTGCACATGCTCGATTTACATTTCAGTTTGCTGATTTGAGCGATCGCCCCACCATTACCCAACTCTTTCAGACACAGAAGTTTGACTATGTGGTAAACCTGGCTGCCCAGGCAGGGGTGCGCTATTCCTTGATCAACCCTTCCGCGTATACAGACAGCAACCTGACAGGGTTTGTCAATCTTCTGGAAGGGTGTCGTCATCATGGAGTCAGGCATTTAGTCTTTGCCTCTTCCAGTTCAGTCTATGGCAACAGCACCAAAGTTCCATTTTCGACCCGGGACAATGTGGATCGTCCCATTTCCCTGTACGCAGCCACCAAAAAAGCAAATGAGCTAATTGCTCATACCTACAGCCATCTCTATAGCATTCCGACCACGGGACTGCGCTTTTTTACGGTTTACGGTCCCTGGGGGCGCCCAGACATGGCCTATTTCAAGTTTGTGCAGGCAATTGAGGCAGGCAACCCAATTGATGTGTATAACTATGGCAAACTCCAGCGGGACTTCACCTATATCGATGATGTGATTGAGGGAATTGTTCGTGTCATGCATCATATTCCCCAACCGGGTACAGGGGAGGATATTGAGACGGCGATCGCCCCGGCTCCTTACAGGCTCTACAACATAGGCAACCATCGCCCGGTGGAACTCCTCTATTTCATTCAGGTACTGGAACAACTTTTGGGTAAGGAAGCCCAAAAAAATATGCTACCCATGCAACCAGGAGATGTGCTGACCACCTATGCAGACGTGGAAGACCTGAAGCGAGAGGTGGGGTTTGCCCCCCAGACTTCAATTGAAACCGGTCTGAAGCGATTTGTGGACTGGTACCGGGACTATTA is from Leptothermofonsia sichuanensis E412 and encodes:
- a CDS encoding Uma2 family endonuclease, encoding MMNDTRLALDSVFYPESDGQPMTESDATRDYLLYCVEVLQLYFQSRQNVYVSGNLFIYYQEGNPQAVIAPDVFVIFGVSHRKRRSYKVWQENGKLPSFILEITSYSTRRQDEVEKPQRYASLGVQEYFQYDPTADYLNPQLKGFHLVEGRYEPLPLESTSEGILYIHSPVLRLDLQLQMPVQQKLGIVPLPRELRFYDPQTGLKLLTRQEVEQVREQIERERDLAQQERDLAQQERDLAQQERDLAQQRAERLATRLKEMGLNPDEI
- the tig gene encoding trigger factor; this encodes MKVTQERLPASQIGLEIEITSEMTRQAYEKVIQKYTRTANIPGFRKGKVPRQVLIQRFGALQLKAAALEDLIDDSLKSALNQEKIDALGNFQLRSSFEELVTQYEPGSPLTFSASVDVEPEVTIGQYQGLQIQAEEIKPDPERVDRVLEQYREQVATLIPVEGRPAQLKDVGVVDYKGVLISDDPAAAPEEFPGGEAEDFKVELDESKFIPGFVEGIVGMALGETKDITLDFPADYPQETLAGRKVKFTITLKELKEKELPDLDDDFAQEVSEYETLAELRASLEKRYQEEADEKTAANKEQAILNELLKQVEVDLPETLIDRELNYMINQTAIQLQNQGLDIRQLFTEETIPLLKERSRPDAINRLKRTLALGEIAKREEITVEPEEVTRKVEEILAELGDDRRNVDRDRLRNVVSEDLLREKIVDWLLQHSTVELVPEGTLTPAEDTETGGLASETLASEALESTGASDATDKTETTIAVSPETAVIDVAATETPETLESEAAKPADETETTAGVSPKATVTDAPVKSLEPEPTKELAEAPPPKPKKTTKKASGTGDETNPAAESPSGEEPAPRRKSTRAKSKASGGE
- a CDS encoding DUF1643 domain-containing protein, which gives rise to MLNRSATFDKTGRYRYTLWREWDLQAPKVGFVMLNPSRADDSVDDPTIRRCIGFARTWGFGGLEVVNLFAYRSTQPSELGQVADPIGAENDFYLISLQEHVEQIVLAWGNWGSLGGRDRAAITLLRDQPIYCLGVTQTGQPRHPLYLRRDVLPVPFRV
- a CDS encoding pentapeptide repeat-containing protein; this translates as MSNLQWCYQVLELKPGASLEEVNQAYKDLVFIWHPDRIPKDNPRLLEKAQEKLKDLNYARDHLRAHCANNPSQNGHPSRRSHPYKPYPRPHDFYQSSNYQSSNHNRQAANYQSSNHQSSNSQSPNYQSSNHQPSNRQSSNSQPSNHQSSSSQSSNRQSSTYQPSSQSHRSSYSSHQTEPIRNPYHQTYAQAQTQTHYEKTPDFQAKSVHASPSQRASQHPDLSGADLSSANLAEKDLSGRNLSGANLSNANLSDAFLHHVNLSGANLQRANLFRANLLQANLRQANLRDCNLIGADLSGADLSGADLSGAQIGYPNRVMVKLTGAILSGTIMPDGTVHE
- a CDS encoding ribonuclease J, whose protein sequence is MTQTKSSPVLKIIPLGGLHEIGKNTCVFEINGEILLLDAGLAFPTDGMHGVNIVLPDTTYLRENRHKIKGMIVTHGHEDHIGGIPFHLKQFEIPVIYGPRLAMALLTEKLKEAGVFNRTELRTVGPREIVRVGNSFFVEFIRNTHSIADSFTVAIRTPVGVIIHTGDFKIDHTPVDGEFFDFQRLAEYGEKGVHCLISDSTNSEVPGSTPSERSVYPNLDRVFGQANGRLLVTTFASSVHRINIILELAKKHGRVVTVVGRSMLNVIAHARTLGYIKCEDDLLQPLHVIQKLPDENILILTTGSQGEPMSALTRIANGSHPKIKIQPGDTVVFSANPIPGNTIAVVNTIDKLMMKGAKVIYGRDQGIHVSGHGCQEDQKLMIGLTRPKFFLPVHGEHRMLVKHSQTAQSMGIPAENMVIIDNGNVVELSETSIRIAGKVPAGLELVDASRSGVVNDSVLRERQKLAEDGIVTVAATLDWEGQLVAAPEVHLRGVVTSISRTELQQRVRETIELAIRDRWTEFARPLGDNGKLEIDRVGLQTQIERELVRMLRRELQSNSLLVFLLQLSEEPMVKVSVRERRVEAIAS
- a CDS encoding NAD-dependent epimerase, yielding MQILVTGVAGFIGFFLAKRLLEDGFEVYGIDNLNDYYDVNLKKARLQHLTAHARFTFQFADLSDRPTITQLFQTQKFDYVVNLAAQAGVRYSLINPSAYTDSNLTGFVNLLEGCRHHGVRHLVFASSSSVYGNSTKVPFSTRDNVDRPISLYAATKKANELIAHTYSHLYSIPTTGLRFFTVYGPWGRPDMAYFKFVQAIEAGNPIDVYNYGKLQRDFTYIDDVIEGIVRVMHHIPQPGTGEDIETAIAPAPYRLYNIGNHRPVELLYFIQVLEQLLGKEAQKNMLPMQPGDVLTTYADVEDLKREVGFAPQTSIETGLKRFVDWYRDYYGEGKA
- a CDS encoding aspartate-semialdehyde dehydrogenase, coding for MAESYRVAILGATGAVGTELLELLEQRKFPLASLKLLASARSAGRTLSFQGESLPVEALDEKAFDDIDIVLASAGGSTSREWAPKAVAAGAVVIDNSSAFRMEPAVPLVVPEVNPQAASSHQGIIANPNCTTILMAVAIYPLHQVQPIRRVVAATYQSASGAGARAMEEVKVQAQAILNGQEPVTELFPYPLAFNLFPHNTKLNPQGYCEEEMKMVNETRKIFSAPNLRVTATCVRVPVLRAHSEAINLEFDQPFGAARAKEILSQAPGVKVVEDWQANYFPMPIDASGQDDVLVGRIRQDISHPYGLELWLCGDQIRKGAALNAIQIAELLVSNNWVKPLVPAETQV
- the dapA gene encoding 4-hydroxy-tetrahydrodipicolinate synthase; the protein is MEPEIGVVNFGRVITAMITPFSEDGRVDYGIAEKLAAHLVDHGSDGLVVCGTTGESPTLTWEEEYELFRVVQQAVSGKAKVIAGTGSNSTREAIAATQKAAKLGVDGSLQVVPYYNKPPQEGLYQHFKAIAESTPELPIMLYNIPGRTGQGLQLETIIRLAELPNIVSIKEASGSLDQASEIRRATPPNFSIYSGDDSLTMPLLAVGGAGVVSVASHLVGSQLQQMIQAFEAGQVQAAIQTHLRLFPLFKALFLTTNPIPIKAALRLQGWRVGNPRLPLVDIPTDLSAKLKSVMVDLSLL